The Victivallaceae bacterium genome contains a region encoding:
- a CDS encoding NlpC/P60 family protein, translating to MVKQIFFIKDSYQNLLSNRRGDIFLETQLLFGEIVFKSPPQPEYIFSCEQTIIRINGNRTYYPGHISDHAALFPVYTNCCPTHTIASTCAVLGEKKLPLSFGTLVTADNSGNISLPDGTTTYCDPVHLRPLSQNFSVETLITDAQRLIGFPYVWGGRFLFKQDFSNRYGVDCSGFLNLLFRAQNISIPRNSIDQFKNSTVIRSFDELSVGGAIFLAENQTNRITHVMLKTGEDTIIDASKGAGKVRVLERGRNFKFSEMNMHLSYNKQPNKVITAFFGDIKKHPFDRVF from the coding sequence ATGGTGAAACAGATCTTTTTTATTAAGGATTCATATCAGAACCTTCTATCGAATCGACGAGGTGATATTTTTCTGGAAACTCAACTCCTTTTCGGCGAGATCGTTTTTAAGAGTCCACCTCAACCGGAGTACATATTTTCCTGCGAACAAACCATTATCAGGATAAACGGCAACAGAACATATTATCCGGGCCATATCTCAGATCATGCAGCTCTTTTTCCCGTCTATACAAACTGCTGCCCTACACATACGATTGCCTCAACATGCGCTGTTTTAGGGGAAAAAAAATTACCTCTTTCATTCGGAACACTTGTAACAGCTGATAATTCAGGAAATATCAGTCTTCCCGACGGCACAACAACTTATTGCGATCCGGTACATCTTAGACCTCTTTCTCAAAATTTTTCCGTTGAAACTCTAATTACCGATGCACAACGACTTATCGGATTTCCCTATGTTTGGGGTGGACGTTTTCTTTTCAAGCAAGATTTTTCAAATCGTTACGGAGTTGATTGTTCAGGATTTCTTAATCTTTTATTTCGCGCACAAAATATTTCGATCCCTAGAAATTCAATCGATCAATTTAAAAATTCAACCGTCATTCGTTCGTTTGATGAACTTTCTGTAGGAGGAGCAATTTTTCTGGCAGAAAATCAAACCAACCGAATTACACACGTGATGTTAAAAACCGGAGAAGACACAATTATCGATGCCTCAAAAGGAGCAGGAAAAGTCAGAGTTCTAGAAAGAGGGCGAAATTTCAAATTTTCCGAAATGAACATGCACCTATCGTATAATAAGCAACCTAATAAAGTTATAACGGCATTTTTCGGAGACATAAAAAAACACCCGTTCGACAGGGTGTTTTAA
- a CDS encoding phospholipase D-like domain-containing protein produces the protein MNSNNKSIKLKRLFIIIGISFFFIFFKEPSPPFISEKLEPIICSHQIGDNLKKNLVSTIKTTKKSLFLKAYQITDQTISRAIIEVLKNKNIIVDLECHELKECSYFHTIKDNAQLNIKLNDKPKNKLMHMKILMIDECCFWIGSANFTDISLCKESNLMVGFYSQELAEYVRSNRSCSFMINEQKIDFKVLPNDSRETLEYLIKTIDTAQKSIKIAMFAFSHPKIMAALENAYLRGVDVEIIIDKNYLKLTKQILKTTEASVPVWYKTSKYRLHHKFAWIDEDILIFGSTNWTMNGFNKNDECMLFLDNLTEKQNRKMRQIWNNLTNKREVLAEIIPFPILFRAA, from the coding sequence ATGAATAGTAATAATAAATCTATAAAATTAAAAAGATTATTCATAATAATAGGGATAAGTTTTTTCTTTATTTTTTTTAAAGAACCTTCTCCCCCTTTCATATCCGAGAAGCTGGAACCCATTATCTGCTCTCATCAAATAGGAGATAATTTAAAAAAAAATCTTGTCTCAACCATCAAAACGACAAAAAAATCCCTCTTTCTCAAAGCTTATCAAATTACCGATCAAACTATTTCAAGGGCCATTATAGAAGTTCTTAAAAATAAAAATATTATCGTTGACTTGGAATGTCATGAGCTGAAGGAATGCTCTTATTTTCATACTATTAAAGATAACGCCCAACTTAATATAAAATTGAACGATAAACCGAAAAATAAACTCATGCATATGAAAATTTTAATGATTGACGAATGCTGTTTTTGGATCGGATCCGCTAATTTTACGGATATTTCTTTATGTAAAGAGAGCAATCTAATGGTAGGATTCTATAGTCAGGAACTAGCCGAATATGTTCGCTCGAATCGTTCCTGTTCATTCATGATCAATGAACAAAAAATTGATTTTAAGGTACTTCCCAACGATTCTCGAGAAACGCTGGAATATTTAATCAAAACAATCGATACCGCACAAAAATCCATTAAGATCGCTATGTTTGCCTTTTCCCATCCTAAAATAATGGCGGCTCTTGAAAACGCTTATTTAAGAGGTGTTGACGTAGAAATCATCATAGACAAAAACTATCTTAAGCTTACTAAACAAATTCTTAAGACTACCGAAGCTTCCGTTCCGGTTTGGTATAAAACTTCGAAATACCGCCTTCATCATAAATTCGCTTGGATTGATGAAGATATATTAATATTCGGATCAACTAATTGGACAATGAATGGGTTCAATAAAAACGATGAATGCATGTTATTCCTCGATAATCTAACCGAAAAACAAAATAGAAAAATGAGACAAATATGGAACAATCTGACAAATAAAAGAGAAGTTCTTGCAGAGATTATTCCTTTTCCTATTTTATTTAGGGCAGCCTAA
- the rpsI gene encoding 30S ribosomal protein S9: MLGKPVKESVATGRRKCAVSSVRLREGSGQIDVNGKGFEEYFPLEVQREMILAPLKKTKLEKKFSLIVRVSGGGIQGQAIATRLGISRALVKENELFKQELKSEGFLTRDSRIKERKKYGHKKARKSYQFSKR, encoded by the coding sequence ATGCTAGGTAAGCCTGTTAAGGAATCCGTTGCAACCGGAAGAAGGAAATGTGCTGTTTCCAGTGTGAGATTACGTGAAGGTTCGGGGCAGATTGATGTCAACGGAAAAGGGTTTGAAGAATATTTTCCTTTGGAAGTTCAAAGGGAAATGATTTTAGCTCCTTTGAAAAAAACGAAATTGGAAAAGAAGTTTAGCTTGATTGTTAGGGTTTCCGGAGGGGGGATTCAAGGACAAGCAATAGCAACAAGGTTGGGTATTTCTCGTGCTTTGGTTAAGGAAAATGAGCTTTTTAAGCAGGAATTGAAGTCCGAAGGTTTTCTTACCAGAGATTCTCGAATCAAGGAGCGTAAGAAGTACGGTCATAAGAAAGCTCGAAAGAGTTATCAATTTTCTAAGAGATAG
- the rplM gene encoding 50S ribosomal protein L13 codes for MEKRKENRTTFLKSVDCENRSWYLFDASGKTLGRLSSEIAKVLRGKHKVTFTPYMPSGDGVIVINAEKVRLTGAKKAQKIYRYYTGHIGGMREIPFENMLARKPDYVIEHAVKGMMPKTKLGRKQLKSLRVVKGASFERYVAQKPIVVNI; via the coding sequence ATGGAAAAAAGAAAAGAAAATAGAACGACTTTCCTAAAATCCGTTGATTGCGAAAATCGTAGCTGGTATTTATTTGATGCCTCAGGAAAGACTTTGGGGAGATTATCATCCGAAATAGCAAAGGTTTTACGAGGGAAGCATAAGGTCACATTTACTCCTTATATGCCTTCCGGAGACGGCGTCATTGTTATCAATGCCGAGAAAGTTCGTCTAACGGGAGCCAAAAAGGCGCAAAAGATTTACCGTTATTATACGGGACATATCGGTGGGATGAGGGAAATTCCTTTCGAGAATATGCTTGCCAGAAAACCCGATTATGTTATTGAGCATGCCGTTAAAGGGATGATGCCTAAAACCAAGTTAGGTCGTAAACAGTTAAAGAGTTTAAGGGTAGTTAAAGGTGCGAGTTTTGAGCGCTATGTAGCCCAAAAGCCGATCGTTGTAAATATATAA